Genomic DNA from Hypomesus transpacificus isolate Combined female chromosome 19, fHypTra1, whole genome shotgun sequence:
TGTAGTTCCAGATATACAAGCCACCAAACATGCCAAATCTCAGGGCAACGCAACAAAGACCAAATCTGTTAAACAGAAAGAGAAGTCCACCAAAAAGCAGGAACGCCAGCCCAAGAAGCGTAACAAAGTTTTGAGGAACCTCAGGTTAGTGCTACACTGTCAGTAAGGTTGGCTGATCTTTTTTGAATCTTTTCAAGCTGGGTATTCAACCACAAGCCACCTGTCAAAAACATGAGTCAattgtaccatttattttctccAACTTTTAGAATTGGAAgcgaaaaacacacatgcatcgAATGTGAAACGGTGATCGACAACTTCTTTTCGCATTATCCTTCTGTTGTAACTTGTGGTGCCTGCAAGTATCAGACAAGTTGCACAAAATCTGTTGGAAATCATATGATACGGTAATGGTCGACGATCAAAgattgtaaaaagaaaaatgcaATAAGATGTCCTCATTCACATATTTGGTTTTGCGTTTAATTTGTGTATGCTCTTGTCTTTTTAGGTTTCATAGTAATGTCTCTGCTGAAAAAATTAAAAGGATGGATCGTCGGAAAATTCCGCCTGTCTTAAAGTATGTGCTTTCTTTACTAGCCTACTGTGTAAAATAGTTAAGATTGAAAGATTTCAAAGTATTCTGGGAACATTAACAATGCTCTTTCTGTGTTGAAGGAGTTTAACCCTCATCTGTTTGAACTGTGACCTCCGGGTGGATGCAGCTGAAAGTGACCGCATGAGTAAACATTTAGCAAACAGACCTCAGCATGTCTGCAAAGTCATTGAGGATAAAAATGCCCATGCGTCTTCCTCGTTTTCTTATATAGACCACATGAAAGGGTAAGTGTCTTGACTCTTAAATTCATGTTCATAGCCATGTGCGGGAATCTGAATTTGATGAAGCACCTGTGAGAATTCCAAGTCCCTGACCGATAGATTGTTTTCTGGTATGATTAATTTTGAGATGGATTTTAACATATATTTTTACACTGGGTTAATTGGGATGCATATTAAGCACATTTTAAAGACCCGTGTAAATGCAAATGTGGCCTTAATCGATACTGGGAAACATTGTTTAATTAACAAGCCAAAAGAAAGGTATTTTGAAGTCACTGAAGCTGTGAAAAAGGTTGTAGGATTACCAGAACAAGGATATTCTCATCTTACTTTATTAAATAGACCTTCCTGCCAATACACATGAGATCACAAGTTCAAATGTAATCATCTGAACTTGATAAGTATGAAATCAGTTTCTCTTTGCTGTGTTTTTAGTTTTAATCATCCAGAGATTTTAATGAGTAAtaacaaatgacattgtgctaAATTGTGAGGATAGTGTTTAGTTGTTTTTTTAATGAGCCATTTCTTGTTACGATAATTGTAGTGTTGTTGTAATGTTTCCTAATGTTGTTCCTGTCGTCTTTGTCATCACATGTCATCTTTGACGTGATTTCATTTAAAACTTTTGTTTAGAAAATGTTCACGTATTCAAAAGATGCAGAAGACCAATAGGATGGATGCCCTACGGTGAGTTCACAAAGGGAAGTTGCAGGGGTGGTAGAGGAAGACCAGTTATCTCACTCTGGGCACAGGTTAACATTTATCctaaaatacacattttaacaTCACATTCCCTCACTGAAAACCAGACCTAATATTGGAGCACTTTGTTTTCACCAATAGACTTCCCCCATTGGTGGAGCCCTTGGTCCACTGTGTTCCAtctgctgcagggggggcagtGGTGCAGGAGATGAGTCTCAGGTCTGAAGAGGACGTCATTCTTATTGACGACACAGCAGCCAATAACACTTCAGAGCTGGGGCTCCCGGCAGTCAGCCATACCCAGGATATTCCAGAGACAGCCCCTATGGAAGGCTCAGCGGGGGGAGAGCCAAAGGAGGAACCGTCATTGCAGCCTGAGCtcatgtccccctctcctcccatgaCTTGTGAGTTGGATGAAGGTGCGGTGCCTCTGATCGAGTCGTCGGCTAATCAAAACTCTTTGAGCTTGGATGTTGGTGAGCAGGTCCTATCCCCTCTACAGCCCGAGGGAGCCGTGCAGGCCGAGGTGAGCTCCCTGGTCACTGAAAGTCCTGCAGGAGACCTGCTTTTCATCCCTGACGGTAGAGACATCCCCTTGAGTCCAGATGAACCAACTCAGCAGCTCTAATGTCAAGGATGAAGGATGGGAGGGTATCTTGATGTACCTGTCTCTGTCATGTAAGGGCAGTGCTGCTCATGAAAAGACctgaaagaaaaataattaaGAATGTACTGAGGTGTACCTACTTGTTTTCTTGAGGTTCCCTGGTCTTGGTCAGATGTACAAAAGTGCAGTGCTGTGTGATTCATAAAACTATGGTTTTGTCATATCTAGGCCTTCCATTTTTCATCAGTGCAAGATGCATTAAAGcttcaaagaaaaaaaatatatcacaGCTTTCAATGAAAGTGAAACTAGCACATGGTGTAAATTAAGTAATATGTCAGAATAGTGATTTGAGTTCCTAACATGTTGTACTGGATGctgcaacaaatgtatgctaaaGTGAAAACAATGCTTTATTTTCGGGCGATTGTTATTCAAAATTAGGAAGTGAAGAAAACAGTATTGTGCTGTTAAAGAACCTAGCTTTGGCTGAGTGCTTACGCTGTTCTATATACTAGGTATGAATTTGTGTGACAAACTACACTATCCCAGTAGCTTTTATATACATTTGAATTATTCCTATCTGGTGACACCGTGTATGATTATGTACCATTCTCCCAATAAGGTGTCTTTTATAACACAGGCCATTAAACTGGTTCAACCATTGTATATCCTTACCTTCCGTAATATGTAAATAAACTTTAGTATTACTTATCTAATGTGTTTATCATATTTCTGATACTTATGATTAATCCATGGTAGTTATTTCGAACAAACTTTTACCTTGACACTGAGTATGTGACCCCTAACTAGTTGATAGTCTTGGTGGTTGATaatcatacacacatatacatgtgtgtgttatgcAAACAAATCAGTATCAAAACTGTCAACATAGAAATTGTCATTGTGGTATAGTTTCTATTTTAACAGTACTCTGTTTTCACTTCAGGCTGATTTGTTTGAATTGCAGTAGATGTCTCAGTGCTGTCAATGAATTTCTAAGCACCTTGAGGATCACTGCCTCAGTGATAGGTTTTTGGGTACTGTTCAAAATGTAAGCTAATGATGCTCAATGGGGACAAACTTCATAAGACTGCTGACACAACAAGGCACCAAGTGTAGTGACAAGCAAActgtgaaatgtgttttgtcCCATTTTATTAAAGTGGTATCTTAAAATGAATGAAGTTGTTGGGTGTTTGATAACGTGAATTGTCAGTAAAAAGTTGTAAGGTGATGGTGTTTCAGTTGACATATTATAAGGATTGATAATTGGTGGTAGAGCCGCTACTGCAAGTTGCTTAAGGTAAAAGTGTGCTAAATTAAAACGGTCTATGGTAGGAGGACCATAAGGGAACCGTGACCCCTGCTTATTTGACCTATTGGAATGTGGCAGGGGTTGGAGAACAAATATAAGCCATGCTTGAGCTAAGCTGTGATGACAAGGAAACGTAGATGGAAGATTTGTGTAGGTGTCTCCGACTTTTATGCTCTGCAGAACACGGAGATGTCTTGGAGAACACGTACAATAACTCAACATCGCTCCCTAGTGTTGGTTTTGAGAGTAGTGTCGAGTAGCACAACCCTGTTCCAGTCCAACCAGCCAGTTCTGAAAATTCCCTACGACGTCACACTTGGATGACAGATCGCGGAAGTGAAGCAGAGAGGAACGCACCAACCAAACAAGTTGCTTTTTTACTCGGTGAATAAGATTTAACAGGTAAAATATGAATATACAGTTACTAAACTTAAAGggaaaacattttcaaatacaGGTATTGATTTGGGAATATAGTTTTGTTCCTCTTCGGGAGTATTTTGTAGTTAATGCTCAATCGCTCTGATTCCAAACAGCTTTGTTTATgagctaacgttagcttagTTTGCTAGTAGCTACTAGCCTACGCCTAGCCTAGATGGCTGATTCAGCTAACGCTATGTATGTCTTCATAGTTTGATAGCACACCGATGTTTGCCTGCTCGGTGTTTGTTTATTACTGGTAAAGAAACATGCGCAGCTAGTTGCATCGATTGTAGCTTGCTTGACTTGCCGAgttgctagcctagctagcttgATAGTTACTGTAGTCACTACCttagtagggaggacaaacccgtttgagcgtttttcctgaaatacgtttttattagttattcctggtgaaattatggaattaaatgacatatttacgatattaaaatacgtgtgcacaataatatcaacaatatttgctaaatgtagacgtttttaaaggttttgaattttacctcgaagctacttccgttaatcaactgtttgtgaaaaagaggctagttttacaacagcgactttggatgtaaactactttaacatgttagctgattagccaatatgagtgagatatgtatacagttacattaacaaacctcttgcttgtgaagtattttgtcttaaatacgaagggaacacatcacattaacaattctaaaatgcttgacacgccaaatgttgtctttttttgacaagcgtccctgaagctcagattccgagtagagttccatgaagcgttgcagtgaatggttgcaggcactcatcggacttaaactcaaataACTCAAATGTCCCAAATGGAAATTTTTtgcggtttcacagtcctgtagaggacatttttctgaacagattgacatcaagttaaggttgtggcattaaagttcaggttagtagccaagggtgtaaagaccactcggctaattacagacgtcttaaactgttaaaacgccagtgccacattcgggacggtattcacacaggcattggatcaatcctagttttcgggcctactagctcgaatgtttttagatgtttatctgctacaaatgaatgagttgtctaaaaaatgagttggaacaaaataccactattaagtgtgccctttgcgcccctccccccacctgtctgggccaggctgctgctgtaagttgctagccaacctttactgaggggactgtttgaacgcgctggaataaaaaaatgttcatctttatgtatatttgagaccacagattcgtagatgtacgtttccactatatgttaaccgattttaagggcgatcggattaaatgagcgaaaacaaggcacatctgtccatattttgttagtgaagcggggagaggaatgctcgtggcaagctaactggctgggtagagcgatagggagtttgttagcactcaaaatgtagctcttaaacaggggcactcctaggacataagctcgattataaaaaatcccccagctgggaaatgttcgcggttttcacagtcctgtagaggagaccttcatgaacacaatgacatcaaattgaggctgtggcattgaagttcaggttagtaggcaatggctcaaagtgctctcagccatttacagacctcttaaaatgggaaaacctctgtgccacatacgggatggtattcacacagggattggctctaatttgagtgacaggttgattcaccaattgaaaaactcatctgggaattttgatttttgtaaggggagtgccgagattttactgtcgccgtttggcttcctaaacagcagtagaattacaagtttttctaaaccgcgtcgcgtacagcattacagtgagctacactggtttaaaactacaggtatataaggacaattgtacccatgaattgtttactagtaatataatgtcataataaatcataaaaggttcatcgatatgtgaggcatgtttattattttaacgatcgaaaacggatgtatcacagaccgctatcgtatatgttgttaaacagaggctaattacgctaacgactcagtcatcaaacgaaaattgactactgttttcgaaagtaaatgtactgataatatcagcgtacatcgtactgtacattaaatatcacaattgtgttttttatcacaatgttaaatgaggagtaagttcagtttggcatttgttgacgcttggaactctccgttgtgattacattgagagcagaacgtttgtcctccctaaccTTAGTACCTAACGTACTGTTGGGCTCAATCTATCATACGATACTAACTTCTAAATTAAGATCTAACTATATATTTAGCAAAATCTTTGTCCCGGTGGTGGTGTGTTTTGATCTCGTCTCATTGACTTCTCACTGTAATTTGCTAGTAGGTAGTTGCATTTGGTAAATAAAATACCACACGGCTAACTGGGCATTGACGGGCCAATTGCTGTTGAGGTCATTCTCACATGATAACGAACGCTGACTCATTGAAGTGGGTGAGGTTTCCAAAGGCTGTAGGCTAAATTAGTTGATTTTTGTTGTGCCTGTCCACATAGAACGCTGTCCGTCATGTTAGGCGGAGGATTTAAAGCAGAAAGACTGCGTGTCAATCTACGTCTCGTTATCAATCGTCTTAAACtcctggaaaaaaagaaaagtaaggctataaactacacacactcaaactggTTCTCCGGACTATAGGCTATTTATACCCCTTTCATTACAAATATTTTATCATAACCTGTTTTGTCTATTCCTCTGTAGCTGAGCTAGCTCAGAAAGCACGCAAGGAGATAGCAGACTACCTGTCATCGGGTAAGGATGAGCGGGCGAGGATCAGGGTTGAACACATTATCAGAGAAGACTACCTGGTGGAGGCCATGGAGATCCTGGAGCTCTACTGTGACCTGCTGCTAGCTCGCTTCGGCCTCATCCAGTCTATGAAGTGAGTTGGATGGCCTGTTTAGCCACAGTCAGTCAATGACTTAGTTTGCTGGTCAGATTAGTAAGGTTGACCGTTTTGAATTCTGACTGTACAAAGTGTCAATAGTAAACATGTCTATCCTTCTTTCTGCTGCCATCTTTTTAATCTCAcctttctctcttgctttctggTTCTGTCCATGTCTTgtgcccttcctctcccctttttcCTCTTGTGTCTTCACTCACACTCTttcattgtttatttttttgattCCCAGGGAGTTGGACCCAGGTCTACAGGAAGCGGTTTCCACCCTCATCTGGGCCGCTCCACGTCTGCAGTCTGAGGTCTCAGAGCTCAAAATAGTGAGTAGAAGTGACCACTGTCTACGTACATCATACAGCCAACAGTTGTCCAGATGCAGGCCTAGTTGGCTGTGTTAGTAATGTGGTCGGCTGTAGGGCCGTACTTCAGACATTAATACTTGACTCTCTGTTTAGTATTCATGAAAACAGATTTTCTAGTACAGCCTTTTGTCCATGCACATTGTGTAACATGTAAAGTTACCTCCCGATGTGTCTTCAACAGATCTCTCTGTGCCTTTGCCCACACAGGTGTCTGACCAGCTGTGTGCCAAATACAGCAAAGAATACGGCAAGCTGTGCAGGACAAACCAGATAGGAACAGTCAATGACAGGGTGGGGATTTCCCCCAGAAGTTCTCCTCAATTGGATACTTGGGGAGTTGTGGATATCTAAAAGTCGTTGCCCTTCTGTGTGTTTCAGCTTATGCACAAGCTGAGCGTGGAAGCCCCTCCTAAGATCCTGGTTGAGCGTTACCTCATAGAGATTGCCAAGAACTACAATGTGCCCTATGAGCCAGACGCCATGGTCAGAGTGAGTACCATGGAGGGAACGCCTGATTGGTAATGATGACAACCACAGTAGCTAATTATATAATAAACAAGGTGAATGCTATCATCATTAGCCACGGTAAGGACAGAGATGAGGGGTAAGGAATGGATTGGAAGAGGGGCCCGGAGAGGACATGAGTAGTAGGTTGGGACACTCCTtaaccagggtttttcctgggtcaaaattggtcttcggtgctcaaaaaaaaaaacggtgtTACCGTTTTTTCACCATTTCATAGATAATGGAGGCTATGCTTGAGGGAAATCATTTTGCTTCCACTTTAGATTAAAATAGATACACTAATAGATTGACAATAGTCCAAGCCCCATGGTGCTATCATGTATGGTTCAAAGATGATCGAGGTTTACCTCTTTACATATATATGCAAACTACTGAAATGTATATGAATAGAATCTAGAACTAACCAGTGGCCAGAAATGGAACACACAAATTATGAAATTCAAGTTGATCGAAGCAAGCTATTGTTCGCGCACATCACAGTTGCgtcttgatcagacaagaagacacactCGATCTTTCTATCAACAGGAtaactattgatcaaaacagaacgagggttcggctgaaCTAAATACTATTAAACATATTCGTGGACATGCAGTGCACGAGTGATGAATTGCGATGACGGCTCCAAAATTAGTTATAGAGAGCACATAGaactttatatatattttctaatcaatgtatttatttccaggtgttttgcaatttccttttattttcttCAGGCCTATACtttatattatcattccagaaaaagaataccaatggaggctgcgttggaaattttgtttgcatttgtacaggtgtattcgtgcacgtcggctggccctcgcagcgaaacgacagtttagtggccgctctgtccattcgcgcacctcacagttgtgtattgatcagacaagaagacatgcttatcaactcgattactattggtcaaaacagaacgagggtttggctgtagcctacttgaaacatactattgaaaacatattcgctgacatgcactgcactttttttttcttttttcttcatcaCTGACTTTCTTTTGCCTTAGGCGCTCCGGATATGTCATAGGCActcgggaaaacggctttggcgcgcgccaacattttctctatgcaggaaaaaccctgcccTGAACAccatcctccttccctcttacAGCCAGAGGTGTGtccaggagaggaggcagaccTGATAGACGTGGACACGGACAACAAGAAgcccaggggaggaggaggtggcggtggaggtggaggaggaggaggattcaCCGCTGGGGCCATGCCCATGCCTATGCCCATGCCTATGCACTCTGCCTTCAACTACCCCACCCCGAAAGGAGCAGTAAGACTGATCTTACTATGAATTTCATACCTTTGGTCAACATCTTTAATTGAATGTGTCCTAGTTGaatttatatatatagataaatgTCTCTGTCCAGGAGCCCTTTAGCGGCCCTGTTGGCACCTATGAGGGATTCAACAGCTTCCAGCCCCCCATGAGAGGAGGGCCACCTCCCGAGCTACCCAGTTGCCCCCCCACCTACGAGTCTGTAAGTGACCAtgtccaccaccccctcccctcccccctcgccaCCCCTGCAGGCAGATGGACAGCGGACAGGTCACCCCTCAGGGAAGAGCTCTTCATACTAGTTTATGGATCTTGTGTGTTTCTCTTCTGCCGCTGGATGCTCTCCTAACATAGATCTCGAATCAGAGAACAGAGGTTATAATTGCTCAGGCTTGGTTTCTAATGCGTTTCTAACAACTACTAACTGTCCTCACGGCTGAGCTTTTAGAGAACCAAAGTGTGTAGAAAGGATTTGCTTGACGCTACAGATGGATGTGCATCTCAGTCTGTGGTAAAAGCAAGGTTTTCCTACTTTTGTAGACTGCTGACAGCCTGCTTGTTCCTGAGAAGTTTGCCTCAGGAATGGGTTTTCCTGACTAATTTCTCTTAATAACACAATCACAAGCTGTCCAACCAAAATATTCGCACTAATACCACTATCATTCGtacattttaatgtttaatGGTAAGCATGTTGCCGATGTCAATGAGGAAAGTGATGCtaatgtgtgtttgggtgcgTTTGTGCGTGTTTCAGATCGATGACTTGTCTATCAAACCCTCTGATCCTTCCCAGGTGTTAGGTAGGTCTCCACATTAGTTTTGTTGTAAATCTTAAATAATGGATTTTTTTTAACTTATTGCAGAATAACCTGTTGTACGTACAGTAGGTTACATCTGCTGGCCACCTTTTCTCTCCTCATTGTTCATtttcccatctcctccttctgGTCCTTGTCCTCGCCAGGCCCAACCtaccctggccctgctccttaTGTCTATGACAACAACGCCCTCCCTGAGCTTCCCTCTGTCCCCGACACACTCCCCACTTCGTCTTTCGGAGGGAACACCGCCACCTCGGACGACATCGACTTCGACGACCTGTCACGCCGCTTTGAGgaactgaagaagaagacctaaGACCTAGACCAGCCCTCGCCCACTTCCTGACACCCTCTCCCAATATCCTGTGATGTTACTCACCACAAGGAAATTGGGAGGTTTCAAACAATATGGGCTTGTTCCTCAACGGTGaaactctccttttcttttcattGCTACATTTCTATAGACTTTACCTCACCTCATTCAAACACTTGTGGCATTCTCCCCCTAGCTTGATAACTCAACAGAAGTCCTTGTCACTGTTGTCAGTCAATACATTTTGCAGTAAATAATAAGAACCTCAATACAACACAATCAAGATATGACTGGATAGTTGTTGTTTGATTGTTGTTTTATATGCACTAGGATGTACAGTGGCCTCCTTAAGTCTAGTCAAAaatattgaaaatgctatttgaGCCATAAACCTCTGGCTTACCATGCAAATGTTTTCATCTTGTCGCTAACTTGTCTTTTTCTAGACTTTGGGCCAATGTGTGATTGGTACTAAAGGGTTAGCTTTCTAGACACTGATCACACCTTTTCTAGAACGATGAGGCTCTTAATTTATACCCTCAACTGTTAATAGTTCATCTTTATAGTAGTACCTTCCTCAAGAGGGCTGCGTAAAACTAGTAACTTTGGGTGTGACGTCATACTGTTCCATCACTGAATAGTGTACTAGACTAACAGGTCTGTCTGGCCCAACCAGAAATACAGAGCTGTTCACACACTCTTTGCTCTACACTCCGCCACTGTGGCTGAGAAGCCGTAGGGTGTGTCTTGTGTTAGTGTGGTCACCATCACAGATCATTGTGGCATCATTTCAATTGTTCATGACCTGTCTTGAAGGTTGACCATTTCTGGTGTACCGATCTTCTAAAAGCTGATTGTACATCAACACTTTTTGAAGCTTTTAAACATTCAGTTTCTGCTTCTGTATGATTGTCCCATTGACTGAGCAGCCTCTTGTTGACAAGGTCCACTGTGACTCCTCAGACTTCATCTATCAATCTGTTACACTAGGTGGAGGGATGCTGTCACAAAGATTTTTTTGTTATTGATATGCTTCTGTTAAGGTCTCACTTGTTTTGATTGTTGTAGTTTTACCCCAGACATGCACTTTCTGTATTTACAGGACTTTGCCTATGCAGTGAATTGGCTAAAGGAATGCATGTTCTGACTTTGTGGACGGAACTGTTTCCTTCATGAAAACCACTTGACAATGAGCTTTTGCTGTACCAGGTTCTCTTTAGGCATTAGGTGCAGTCCTGGGACCTTCAGCACAGATTTGATCATTCTGCTCAGGTCAGATCACTGATTTCCCAGATGAAATAAGTCATTTTTAGCGTGAGCCAGGAATCTGTGTTCACGTGCGTCTGATGTGCACCATACTGCGTTTGCCTTTGTTACCATGATCTCTTATCAGAGGCCTTCTTAGTCTGCACGAGTAGCAGACATACTGCTCATGTATCTGTCCCTTTCCACTGGGTATATAAACTAACTAATACCATTTTCACTGTAAGTCTTGTTTAATGTACTCAAAACTCCAttaaataattttgttttttgtatttattggaTGATCAGATCTGGTGATGGATGTAATTGTTTTGATAGATGGAGAGTGGATAGGATAAAAGTTTCTGttgtatttctttcattttaCTTGATGGATGAAGGGGAGGACAAAGAATAAGAGATGCACACTGTCACACTACTTAAGAGTGAAGAATGTTTGATACTAACTGTAAAAAACTACTATATTGTCTTATTCAATGGCAAATTgtaatgtttttcttttgtctGTCAACCCAAAAATGATAGTTTAATAAACAACATTTGGAATTGAACTTGTGTTCTGGTGtggatttttttaaagatgctgtaaagcaaattcaatGATTTGATTCTCATACTTCAGGATATTAAATACGTGTGAAGTaagttgctgaaagcatgtgcaaagcgcaacTCAAATTGTATTACTGACATACTGTTAGATATTACAGGATTACAGATTGATCTGATTGATTCAATTTTTGAGTAATCttatagtagtagtagtagtagtagtagagtAGTCATTAACTTACTATATATTCTTTCAAAGAAAATGAGATTAGCATTGCATTGGTCAAGACACGGTGTGGAACATACTCAACATGCATGCAGTACAGAGTGATACCGCCAGAGGGTAGCGCTGTAACATGTAACTGCCAAAAACAAAGGACGACCCAAAGTTGACTATACCCAGTCAGCGCTCTGGTCTCAAGGCTGCAGCTGAGGTAGGTGAGACGTTGTCACAGACTCTGACTCACCCTCCTAACTGAGATTTCTTAATAAAGGCCAACGCTGCCTTTCCTGTACACCACCATGGAAACAAGAGCCATCTCCAAGGTAACAGGCTTGTATTTAGGACCAATCAAAAGGGACaggaagaaaaataaatgaagCCAGCTGACTTGTTAAGCTTAAACAAAAAACTTTGTAACAAATATTGACAAGAAGTGAAAGCCAATAGAACGTTCCACTGTTGTATCATGCATCCATGCCAGTGAGTCTCTCATTTCAAAATCTAATCAATTACAGCACTCTGGTGAGGTGATCTGGAGGGACACCTGCTAACGCTGAATCTTGTCCCTTGTTTTATGTCCTCTGACTCTTAATCACTGTCTTACTCTGACAATCTTCCATGGATAAAACGtttattacattttcatttttaacATTCACAATGAACTAGCAAATTTCGAAAGCatacatgttaaaaagttaaTTAAACCCTGAGACCAGATGTCCTCTCCAAAAATGTACAAAATggacacaaacagaaagaaacATTTTGCATTTCTATGACTGACATTACTGTTTCATTTCTGAATATCTACATATACATAAAGTACCCCTTCTGAACACCCAACATTCATGCATACTGTCAGAATCAAACTGTCTAATAGATCATTAGCTATGTTCTGAATCAACATATTAGTAATGTGTGCAGCAGTTTGTGTATGATAGGGTATCTGGAAAGTCCACCTGGATTCCTCTTCATGAGACAGTGTGTCTCCAGGCCCGACTTCAGATGAAGTCCTACTGTAATTGTCTGCCAGAGTACTCTTGACACCTCTCcttttgttctgtaaattcaacaAGACATTAGACTTCAGAGGTTTTTCTGTACAGATAAAAGCAT
This window encodes:
- the ist1 gene encoding IST1 homolog isoform X3, with protein sequence MLGGGFKAERLRVNLRLVINRLKLLEKKKTELAQKARKEIADYLSSGKDERARIRVEHIIREDYLVEAMEILELYCDLLLARFGLIQSMKELDPGLQEAVSTLIWAAPRLQSEVSELKIVSDQLCAKYSKEYGKLCRTNQIGTVNDRLMHKLSVEAPPKILVERYLIEIAKNYNVPYEPDAMVRPEVCPGEEADLIDVDTDNKKPRGGGGGGGGGGGGGFTAGAMPMPMPMPMHSAFNYPTPKGAINVSVQEPFSGPVGTYEGFNSFQPPMRGGPPPELPSCPPTYESVLGPTYPGPAPYVYDNNALPELPSVPDTLPTSSFGGNTATSDDIDFDDLSRRFEELKKKT
- the ist1 gene encoding IST1 homolog isoform X2: MLGGGFKAERLRVNLRLVINRLKLLEKKKTELAQKARKEIADYLSSGKDERARIRVEHIIREDYLVEAMEILELYCDLLLARFGLIQSMKELDPGLQEAVSTLIWAAPRLQSEVSELKIVSDQLCAKYSKEYGKLCRTNQIGTVNDRLMHKLSVEAPPKILVERYLIEIAKNYNVPYEPDAMVRPEVCPGEEADLIDVDTDNKKPRGGGGGGGGGGGGGFTAGAMPMPMPMPMHSAFNYPTPKGAEPFSGPVGTYEGFNSFQPPMRGGPPPELPSCPPTYESIDDLSIKPSDPSQVLGPTYPGPAPYVYDNNALPELPSVPDTLPTSSFGGNTATSDDIDFDDLSRRFEELKKKT
- the ist1 gene encoding IST1 homolog isoform X1 — encoded protein: MLGGGFKAERLRVNLRLVINRLKLLEKKKTELAQKARKEIADYLSSGKDERARIRVEHIIREDYLVEAMEILELYCDLLLARFGLIQSMKELDPGLQEAVSTLIWAAPRLQSEVSELKIVSDQLCAKYSKEYGKLCRTNQIGTVNDRLMHKLSVEAPPKILVERYLIEIAKNYNVPYEPDAMVRPEVCPGEEADLIDVDTDNKKPRGGGGGGGGGGGGGFTAGAMPMPMPMPMHSAFNYPTPKGAINVSVQEPFSGPVGTYEGFNSFQPPMRGGPPPELPSCPPTYESIDDLSIKPSDPSQVLGPTYPGPAPYVYDNNALPELPSVPDTLPTSSFGGNTATSDDIDFDDLSRRFEELKKKT